GGGCCGCTGCTGCTGGTGATCGACGACCTGCACTGGGCCGACGAGGCGAGCGTGCTGATGTGGCACCGGCTGGCCGCGGCCACCCGCCAGCTGCCGCTGCTGCTGGTGGCCGCCACCCGGCCCGACCCGGGTCGGCGGGAGCTGGCCCAGCTGCGGCGCGGCGTGGAGGCGCGGCGCGGGCACGTGGTGGTGCTGGAGCCGCTGGCCGCGCCGGACGTGGAGGAGCTGATCGGCCGCGTGGTGGGCGCGCGGCCGGACGAGGTGCTGCGCGAGGTGGCCCGCCGCACCGCGGGGAACCCGCTCTACACCCGCGAGGTCGCGCACGCCCTGGTGCGCAACCGGGCCGTGCGCGTGGTGGACGGCGTGGCCGCGGTGGACCGGGACGCCATCGACGAGGTGCCGTCGTCGCTGCTGGCCGCGGTGGACCGCACGCTGGAGTCGGTGTCGCGGGCGACCCGGGAGGTGCTGCGGTCGGCGGCGCTGCTGGGCGTGGCGTTCGGGGTGGACGCGCTGTGCGCGGTCACCGGCCGGTCGGCGCTGGACCTGGTGGGCGCGTTGGACGAGGCGGTGCGGGCCACCGTGCTGGTCGAGGCCGGTGACGAGCTGGCGTTCCGCCACCCGTACCTGCGGCAGGCGCTGTACGAGGGGATCGCCCGGCCGGTGCGGGCCGCGCTGCACCGGCACGCGGCCGAGGCGCTGGCGGGCGTCGGCGCGCCGGTCGAGCGGGTCGCCGAGCACCTGGCGGCCGAGCCCGTGGCACCGGACGAGTGGGTCGCGGGCTGGCTGGTGCGGCACCACGCCACAGTGGCCAACCGGGCGCCGCTGATCGCCGTCGACCTGCTGCGCACCGCGGTGGACAGCCCGCTGCCCACCGGGCCGCAGCGGGCGACCCTGCTGGCCGCGCTGGTGAAGGTGCTGTTCCGGTTGGAGCGCCACCCGGAGCGCGAGGCCGAGCTGGCCGTGGCGCAGACCGCCGACCCGGAGGAGCTGGCGGAGATGCGGCACCTGCTGGCCGCCATGCGGCACCGGCGCGGCGACGCGGAGGCGGCGATCGCGGTGCTGCGCGACAGCCTCGCGCACCCGGACCTGCCCGCGATCTGGCGCACCAGGCACCTGTCCCTGCTGGCCAACTTCCGCCGGGGCGACCTGGAGGACCTGGACGCCACCGAGCGGACCGCCCGCCGGGTGCGCGCCGAGTCGGTGGCCGAGGGCGAGCCGTACCCGATCGCGCACGCGACGCAGACGCTGTGGCTGGTCGACTCGATCCGGCGCGACCACGAGGGCGCGCTGCGGCACGTCAACGAGGCGCTGGCCACCGTCGACGACCGCACCGACCTCGTCGAGCTGCGCCTGGACCTGCTGGACAACAAGGTGTTCACGCTCCAGAACCTGGACCGGCTGGACGAGGCGGGCGAGGCGTTGCGCACGGCCCGCGCGGTGGCCGCCCGCCACGGCCTGACCTCGGGCCTCCAGGTGTCCACCGCGGTGCACCACTACTGGACGGGGCACTGGGACGAGGCCCTGGTGGAGCTGGACACGGTGACCGAGGACGGGCCGGCCATCACGTTCTTCGGGATGCGCGAGCCGGGCCCGGCCGCGCTGCTGCTGCACGGCGTGGCCGCGCTGATCGCGGGCCACCGGGACGACCGGGGCGCGGCGGCCGCCCACCTGCGCGCGGGCGAGGCGCACGTGCCGTCGACCAGCGCCGAGCGGGAGAGCTGCGACTTCTACCTGGCGGCCGCCGCGCTGGCCGCCGAGCAGCGCGGCGACCCCGAGGAGGCGCTGCGGCTGCTGGCGCCGGTGCTGCGGCCGGAGTTCGCGCGGATGATGCTGCGCCACCAGTGGCTGCCCCACGTCGCCCGGCTGGCGCTGGACGTCGGTGACGGTGAGCTGGCCCGCAGGGCGCTCGCGGTGTGCGAGGAGGAGGCGGCCAGGGAGGTGCGACCGGCCCGCGCGCACGCCGCCGCCGCGCACTGCCGCGGCCTCGTGCACGGTGCCCCGGAAGGCGTCCTGACCGCGGCCGCGCACCACCGCGCGGTGGGCCGTCGGCTGGAACTGGCCACGGCGCTCGTCGACGGCGGCACCCTGCTGGCCCGCGCGGGGCGGCCGGAGCGGGCGGCGGCGGTGTTCGGCGAGGCGCTGGAGCTGTTCGACGGTTTGTCGGCGCGGTGGGACGTGCGGCGCGCGGAACGGCTCATGCGGGCGCACGGGGTGCGGGGGGACGCGCCGGCCGGTCGGCCGCGGTCGGGGTGGCAGGCGCTGTCGCCGTTGGAGGTGCGCATCGCGCGGCTGGTGGCGGAGGGGTTGTCCAACCCGGACATCGCGGGTGAGCTGGCGATGCCGCGGCGGACCGTGCAGTCGCACGTGTCCCGGGTGCTGGACAAGCTGCGGTCGCCTTCCCGCACGTCGGTCGCCGAACACGTGCGGGCGAATCGGCCGTCGATGTCTTGTTGAGGTGCCTGGTCGAGGTGGGGGTGGGGTGCCTGCGGGTGGGCGGTGCCCTGCTGCGGTCTTCCGGTGCCGTGACGTGCGCCTACGCGTAGCGCGCCGCCGGTCCCGGCCGCGCGCCGGTCCCGGCGGCCGGCGTCACCGGAGCCGTCCGGGCGCGGCAGGCGTCTTCCCGGCCGGCTCGGGTGCCTTGACGAGCTTGAGCCCCACCACGCCGGCGACGATGCCCGCGAGCAGCAGCACGCGCGCGGTGGTGACGGCCTCCTCGCCGGTGAGCATCGCCCAGGTCACGGTCAGCGCGGCGCCGGTGCCGGTCCAGACCGCGTAGGCCGTGCTGATCGGGATGTGCCGGGCGGCGTGGCCGAGGCCCAGCATGCTCAGCACCAACCCGACCGCGAACACGACGACGGGCACGGGCCGGGTGAACCCCTCGCTCTGCCCCAGCGCCGTGGCCCAGACCGCTTCCAGGACGGCGCTCACCAGCAGCACGACCCACGGCATCAGCCGACCGCCTTCAGCCCGGCGACGCACCCGACGAGGAGCAGCAGCAGCGCGGCGCGCGCGACCGTGAGCCGTTCCCGGTGGCGGGCGACCGCGAGGACCGCGGTGAGCACCGCGCCGATGCCGACCCAGACGGCGTATGCGGTGCCGGTGGGCAGTTCGGTCATGGCGTAGGCGAGGCCGACCATGCTGAGGACCATCGCGACGGCGAACACGACCGTGGGGCCTTTCCGCCGGAAGCCGTGCGAGGCGCCGAGCGCGGTGGCCCACACCGCTTCGAGCACCCCGGAGGCGATCAGCACCGCCCAGGCCATCGTCCACTCCGCCCTGTTGTAGTCGCCCTGCGGTCGTTCCGCCTTGGTCGACCCGCCGTAGTCGTACGACTGTGCGAATACCACGGTACCCGTTTTCGCACGATCGTGCGAGAATGGGGCGGTGCCCAGGAGGATGAACGCGGACGAACGCGACCGGGCAGTGGTCGAAGCGGCGTGGCGGGTCCTGGTGCGCGATGGTCTGGCCGCGCTGTCGGTGCGCAACGTCGCCGCCGAGGCCGGGTTGGCGCCCAGTTCGCTGCGCTACACCTTCCCCACGCAGGCCAGCGTGCGCGAACGCGCCGTCGAGGTCGTCCTGGACCGGTTGCGCGAACGCATCGCCGCCATCCCCGACGACCTCGACGGCAGCGCCTGGGCACGCGCCGCGCTGCGGGAGCTGCTCCCCCTGGACGCCGAGCGCCGAACCGAGATGGAGGTGACCCTGGCCCTGGGCACCGCCGCCCTCACCGACCCCGCGCTCCACCCGGCCCACCACGCCATGAACGAGACGGTCCGCGAGATCTGCGCCCGCGCCGCCACCACCCTCGGCCGAATGTCGAATGTTGACATTGACCACTTACACGCCCTGGTCGACGGCCTGGCCCTGCACATCGTCCGCCGGAACCGCGGGGAGGAGACCGAGTGGGCGGTCCGGGTGCTCGACGCGCACCTGGAGGCTTTGGCGGGCTCCTGAAGCGCCAGAAGCGCCTACCGCACGCTTGCGGCCCACTCCTGGCTCCGCAGCCTCACCGGCCCGCCCTCACCGGCCGCCCTCACCGGCCGCCCTCACCGGCCGCCCTCACCGGCCGCCCTCACCGGCCGCCCTCACCGGCCGCCCTCACCGGCCACCTTCCCCAGCCGCCCTCACCGGCCCGATCTCGCCCGCCCAACCTCGCCGGTCCATCCTCACCAGCCCACCCCTGCGCCCGTCCTCGCGTTCCCCTTGCACCTCCCCCATGCGTCCCGACCGCAAAGAACCTGCCTGCCCAGGGACGTCCCTAAGTCCGCAGGTATGAGGCGCCGTTGAGGTCGAGGACCGCGCCGGATGCCCACTCGGCGGCCGGGGAGGCCAGGTAGACCACAGCGGCGGCTACTTCTTCCGGTTTCGCGACCCTCCCGAAGGGGCTTTGCCTGCGCACGTCGTCGGTCACCATGTCGGCCACCCGGTCGGTCGCCACGAAGCCGGGGGCCACCGAGGCCACCGCGATGCCGTGCGGGGCGAGGGCCACCGCCAGCGACTGGCCCATGGAGTGCAGCGCCGCCTTGCTCGCGCCGTAGGCCGGCATGTCCGGTTCGCCGCGGAACGCGCCGCGGGAGCCGACGTTGACGATTCGGCCGCGCACGTTCCGCTCGACCATGTGCCGGGCGACGCAGTAGGTCATGTTGGCGGCACCGAAGACGTTGACGTCGAAGGTGCGGCGCCACAGCGCTTGCCAGTCCTCGTAGGACTTGTCGTCGAACGAACCGAGTTCCACCAGGCCCGCGTTGTTGACCAGGACGTCGATGGTGCCCAGGCGGGCCGCGGCCGAGTCGACCACGCGGGCGATGGCGGTGGGGTCGGCGAGGTCGACGTCCGCCGAGGACAGTGCCACCACCTCGTCACCGAGGTCGCGGAACGCGTCGGCGATCGCCGCACCGATACCGCGGTTGCCGCCGGTTACCAGGACGCCGCGGGTCACTTGGCGAACACCTGCGACTCGTCCTTGAACGCCTTGAACTCCAGCGCGTTGCCGGCCGGGTCGCGGAAAAACATTGTCCACTGCTCCCCCGGCTCGCCGGCGAACCGCAGGTACGGCTCGATCACGAACTCCGTCCCGGCCGCGCGGAGCCGGTCGGCCAGGGTGTGGAACTCCGGGATCGGCAGGATCAGGCCGAAGTGCGGCACCGGCACCTCGTGGCCGTCGACGGGGTTGCGGCCGGACTCGGCACGCGCGCCGGGCACGACGTGGGTCACGACCTGGTGGCCGTAGAAGTTCCAGTCGACCCACGCCTCGGCCGAGCGCCCCTCCTCCAGGCCGAGTACGCCGCCGTAGAACTCGCGGGCCCTGGTCAGGTCGTCTACGGGGATGGCGAGGTGGAAGCCGGGTCTCATGCCTCTACCTTCACCAGCGATGTGGGCAATGTCAACATTCGACATTGGGATGACCGGCGGTCTGACGGCGCTGCTCCCCTGCCGGCGCAAGCCCGAACGGGACGGAACAGGCCGAGCCAGGGCGGGGTGGGGCGGGGTGGGGCGGACTGGGCCGAGCTGGACTGGGCGAGGCAGGCCGGGGCGGGCCGGGGCGAGGCGAGGCGGGCCGGGCCGGGGCGAGGCGAGGCGAGGCGAGGCGAGGCGGGGCGAGGCGGGACGAAGCGAGGCAGGCCGGGCCGGAGCGAGGCAGGCCGAGGCGAGACGGCGCGGAGCAAGGCAGCGCGAGGCGGGGCAGGGCGGGATAGGGCAGGCCGGGGCGAGGCGGGGCAGGACGGCAGCGCCATCCTGACAAAGCAGGACCGAGGAAGACCGGACCGATGGCGCAGGACCGACCACACCGGGCAGGCCGCACCAGACCGGGCAGATCCCGACCGGGCAGATCCCGACCGGGCAGGTTTTGACAGCCCGTCTCCAACAGCACCGCCTCCGGGAGCGCCGAACCCTGACAGCACCGGCTCCGATGATGCCGGTTTCGGTCCGACGCTCCCGATGCTCCCGATGGTGCAGGTGTGGTGCCACCGGGTCTGGAATGTCAACATTCGACATTAAGTTGACCGCCATGTCCAGGGATGTCAACATTTGACATTGTGGAGCTGCAGAAGGCCGATCGACGTGGACTCGCCGGAGAAGCGGCCGAGTTGATCCGGGAGGCGATCCTCAGCGGTACGTTCCCGCCGGGTGCGCCGTTGCGAGAAGTCGAACTGGCCGCCTCACTGGACGTCAGCCGCGGCTCGGTCCGGGAGGGTTTGGCCGTCCTGGAGCGGGAAGGGCTGGTGCGCAGCGCCTGGCACCGCGGCACCAGGGTGATCGACCTGACTCCCCGGGACGCCGAGGAAGTCTATTCAGTGCGGGCCGTCCTGGAGGGGCTGGCCAGTCGCACCGCGGTCGGTCGCGTCGACCTCGACGCCCTCGGCCAACTCGTCGAAGCCATGACCGAAGGGGTGGCCTCAGGCGCCCCCAGCGCGGACCTGCTGGCCCTGGACATCGCCTTCCACGACACGATCTACCTGGCCTCGGACAACCGCCGCCTGATCGAGTCCTGGCACGCCCTGCGCTCCCAGGTGCACCTGTTCCAGCTCACCCGCATCCGACTCGGGCACGACGACTACCGGGCCGTCGTCGTCGACGAGCACCGGGAAATCCTCCGACTGCTCCGCGCCGGGAACCCCAAAACGGTCGCCCGCTACGCCGAGGAGCACGTCCACACCGCGCTGCGGGCACTGCTCCTCCGACTCCCGGAGGCCCCGGCCTAGAAGCCGACCCCGACGACTCGACACCCGATACCCGCAGGTCAGGAGCACAACCAAGCCCCACGCCCGCCGGCAAGTACGCGAACACCCCTCGGCAAACGCCAACACGAACCGCCACCCGGCCTAAAGCGGCGGGTGCATCGCCACATAGGTCGCGATGGTCTCCGCCGCCGGGCCGTCGGCCACCACCCGGCCACCCTCAAAGAGGATCACCCGGTCGAAGTCCGCGACCAGTTCCAGGTCGTGCGACACCACCACGACCCGCTGCGGCAAGTCCTGGATCAGCCTGGTCACCAGGCGTCGGTTGCGCAGGTCCAACAGCGTGGTCGGCTCGTCGAACACCACGTGCGCGGGCTCCAGCACCAGCACCGCCGCGATCGCCAGCAACTGCTTCTGCCCACCGCTGAGCAGGTGCGCCGGGTGGTCCCGGAACTCCTCCAAACCGTAGGCCGCGAGGGTGGCCGTCACCCTCTCCGCCACCTCGTCGCGCGCCACGCCGCGGTGCTTGAGGCCGAACGCGACGTCCTCGGCGACGGTCGGCATGATGATCTGCACGTCCGGGTCCTGGAACACGAACCCGACCCGGCGGCGGACCGCCTTGCCCTGCTCGCGGGTGTCCAGCCCGTCGACCTCCACCCGGCCCTCGGTCGGCACCAGCAAACCGTTGAGCAGGCGCGCGAAGGTGCTCTTGCCCGAGCCGTTGGAGCCGATGACCGCCACCCGGTGCTCCTCCAGGGTGAGGTCGACCCCGTTGAGCACCCGCCGGTCGCCGAAGCGGTGGCTGACGCCCGTGACCTCGATGGTCACGCCTCGACCCGGGGTTCGACGAGCGGGTACGCGCGGCGCACCGCGACGGCGGCCAGCGAGCCGATCACGACCTTGA
This portion of the Saccharothrix syringae genome encodes:
- a CDS encoding BTAD domain-containing putative transcriptional regulator — encoded protein: MSTSSGDGVRVSVLGPVRAWLGEDERPLGPARQRAVFALLAARANRVVSRHELIDGLWGDAPPASAVGSVHTYVSGLRRALGPARDALVSSHTSGYSLRLAEGAVDAVVFDRGRARARLLLDAGDHRAARDALDEALDLWRGEAYSGVPGPFAEVERRRLDELRLSAVEMRARAALELGAHREVVAELTALVGEHPWHESLWEVLMLALDRSGRHAEALEAFRDARRALVAEQGVEPGPALRELHQRIVSGTSEPRRAPEARHAVGSRQAARPGAEARRVGEERHAAEPSYAAGTRHAAESPYAAGARHAAGPRHESSPRGAAGVDLRGASRGVDAPRRLLSAPPHVARVLRQGAAPGSIVGRAEEVALLRDLVTDALAGRGASVWVEGEAGIGKSELLTVAFADVAARGCQVGWAVADEPGRRFPLQVIMDCLDVSPASPDRHRAEPAVELRTEPAHGGWGPADPVPVAVDRLLALVDRVCAAGPLLLVIDDLHWADEASVLMWHRLAAATRQLPLLLVAATRPDPGRRELAQLRRGVEARRGHVVVLEPLAAPDVEELIGRVVGARPDEVLREVARRTAGNPLYTREVAHALVRNRAVRVVDGVAAVDRDAIDEVPSSLLAAVDRTLESVSRATREVLRSAALLGVAFGVDALCAVTGRSALDLVGALDEAVRATVLVEAGDELAFRHPYLRQALYEGIARPVRAALHRHAAEALAGVGAPVERVAEHLAAEPVAPDEWVAGWLVRHHATVANRAPLIAVDLLRTAVDSPLPTGPQRATLLAALVKVLFRLERHPEREAELAVAQTADPEELAEMRHLLAAMRHRRGDAEAAIAVLRDSLAHPDLPAIWRTRHLSLLANFRRGDLEDLDATERTARRVRAESVAEGEPYPIAHATQTLWLVDSIRRDHEGALRHVNEALATVDDRTDLVELRLDLLDNKVFTLQNLDRLDEAGEALRTARAVAARHGLTSGLQVSTAVHHYWTGHWDEALVELDTVTEDGPAITFFGMREPGPAALLLHGVAALIAGHRDDRGAAAAHLRAGEAHVPSTSAERESCDFYLAAAALAAEQRGDPEEALRLLAPVLRPEFARMMLRHQWLPHVARLALDVGDGELARRALAVCEEEAAREVRPARAHAAAAHCRGLVHGAPEGVLTAAAHHRAVGRRLELATALVDGGTLLARAGRPERAAAVFGEALELFDGLSARWDVRRAERLMRAHGVRGDAPAGRPRSGWQALSPLEVRIARLVAEGLSNPDIAGELAMPRRTVQSHVSRVLDKLRSPSRTSVAEHVRANRPSMSC
- a CDS encoding DMT family transporter, with product MPWVVLLVSAVLEAVWATALGQSEGFTRPVPVVVFAVGLVLSMLGLGHAARHIPISTAYAVWTGTGAALTVTWAMLTGEEAVTTARVLLLAGIVAGVVGLKLVKAPEPAGKTPAAPGRLR
- a CDS encoding DMT family transporter gives rise to the protein MVFAQSYDYGGSTKAERPQGDYNRAEWTMAWAVLIASGVLEAVWATALGASHGFRRKGPTVVFAVAMVLSMVGLAYAMTELPTGTAYAVWVGIGAVLTAVLAVARHRERLTVARAALLLLLVGCVAGLKAVG
- a CDS encoding TetR/AcrR family transcriptional regulator encodes the protein MPRRMNADERDRAVVEAAWRVLVRDGLAALSVRNVAAEAGLAPSSLRYTFPTQASVRERAVEVVLDRLRERIAAIPDDLDGSAWARAALRELLPLDAERRTEMEVTLALGTAALTDPALHPAHHAMNETVREICARAATTLGRMSNVDIDHLHALVDGLALHIVRRNRGEETEWAVRVLDAHLEALAGS
- a CDS encoding SDR family NAD(P)-dependent oxidoreductase — its product is MTRGVLVTGGNRGIGAAIADAFRDLGDEVVALSSADVDLADPTAIARVVDSAAARLGTIDVLVNNAGLVELGSFDDKSYEDWQALWRRTFDVNVFGAANMTYCVARHMVERNVRGRIVNVGSRGAFRGEPDMPAYGASKAALHSMGQSLAVALAPHGIAVASVAPGFVATDRVADMVTDDVRRQSPFGRVAKPEEVAAAVVYLASPAAEWASGAVLDLNGASYLRT
- a CDS encoding VOC family protein, with translation MRPGFHLAIPVDDLTRAREFYGGVLGLEEGRSAEAWVDWNFYGHQVVTHVVPGARAESGRNPVDGHEVPVPHFGLILPIPEFHTLADRLRAAGTEFVIEPYLRFAGEPGEQWTMFFRDPAGNALEFKAFKDESQVFAK
- a CDS encoding GntR family transcriptional regulator; protein product: MELQKADRRGLAGEAAELIREAILSGTFPPGAPLREVELAASLDVSRGSVREGLAVLEREGLVRSAWHRGTRVIDLTPRDAEEVYSVRAVLEGLASRTAVGRVDLDALGQLVEAMTEGVASGAPSADLLALDIAFHDTIYLASDNRRLIESWHALRSQVHLFQLTRIRLGHDDYRAVVVDEHREILRLLRAGNPKTVARYAEEHVHTALRALLLRLPEAPA
- a CDS encoding energy-coupling factor ABC transporter ATP-binding protein; this encodes MTIEVTGVSHRFGDRRVLNGVDLTLEEHRVAVIGSNGSGKSTFARLLNGLLVPTEGRVEVDGLDTREQGKAVRRRVGFVFQDPDVQIIMPTVAEDVAFGLKHRGVARDEVAERVTATLAAYGLEEFRDHPAHLLSGGQKQLLAIAAVLVLEPAHVVFDEPTTLLDLRNRRLVTRLIQDLPQRVVVVSHDLELVADFDRVILFEGGRVVADGPAAETIATYVAMHPPL